ATACataataataaccaacaatcaTCACCAATATCTATGAAAATCAATAATCTAACTTAAccctttaatattttaaacccTTCTAATTTCCAAGAAATAAAAAGTGATTACCTTTGAAATTTAAGGTAGAAGACATTAGGAATCAACTATGATTCTTGAACTTGAAGTTGAGAATTGTGGAAGAGAAACTTGAGGAAGGAAGGGTTTGATCGATTAGGGAGAGAATAAGCCCCTAGAATGATATAAATAAGCCCTTCACTTCATAAAAATCGCATTCTAAAACCACATTTTTGGCACGTCTAGCGCCGCGGTTCCACTTCTTTGGTGCTGCGGCGCCTGCGCTTCGCACCTGGCAGCGCCGCGGCACTGCCTGACAGCGCCACGGCGCCAGGGCTTCGGCCCTGCATGCCATGCAGCACTGCTACCTTGCGCTGCGACGTTGCTCCTGCACCACATGAGCATCACCAACACACCTAAATCCATCACTTTCCAATCCTATGCAATACCAATGAACAAAACATCCATATACATCCTTTAATCATCCATCAAGACATCACATCAACAACTCATCCTTTCCATAATCAATAACGTAACAACTATACAATATACCATCAACAACAATAAACATACTAAAACCATGTCAATAACCATAACCATATCCCATATTATCACCCATTAAACCATATAACATGTTCATAACTATAATAAACCATAAATATTATCCTGCTAAAAGGTtgggctattacaatctcccctccttataaaaatttcgtcatCAAAATTTGCTTACTGTTGAATAAAATCGGAGAACGATGCTTCATCTCGTCTTCcggttcccacgtggcctcttcaATCATATGATTCTTGCATAAAACTTTTACAAGTCCAATTTCTTTATTTCTTAACATTTTTACCttgcgatcaagaatttgaatcGGCATTTCTTCGTAGCTTAGGTTAGGTAGAAGGTCCAATGATTTGTGCCGAAGAACATGAGATGGATTGGGAAGATATTTACGTAACATAGGAACATGAAAGACGTTATGAACTCGATCCATGTCTGGTGGTAATGCAAGACGATAAGCTCGGTCTCCAATTTTGTCAAAAATCTCGAATGGCCCAATGTATCGAGGACTTAATatacctttcttgccaaatcgcataactCCCTTGAGAGGAGCTATCTTAATAAATACATGATCACCAACCTCGAATGCTAAAGGTCGTCGTCGAACATCGGCATAATTCTTCTGTCGAGACTGAGCGGTTCTCATTTTTTCTTGGATCACTGCCACAACATCTGCTATTTGTTGAACCAATTATGGgcccaacatcttcctttcaCCTACTTCTTCCCAATACAAAGGGAAtcggcactttcttccatataaagCCTCGTAGGGTGCCATGCCGATTGAAAACTGGTAGTTGTATTATACATGAATTCCACTAAAGGCAACTTAGAATCCCAACTTCTTGGAAAATCAATTGTGCAAGCTCGTAACATATTTTAAAGAATTTGGATTGCCCTTTCGGATTTCCCGTCGcattgaggatgatatgctgtgcTAAAGGCCAACTTGGTGCCTaaggctctgtgcaaactcttccagaattTAGAAGTAAACCTTGgttcacgatcagatacaattgacacAGGGATTCCATGAAGTCTGACAATCTCAGTCACATAGACTTCAGCATACTGGTTCACTGTAAATGTTGTCTTGACCGGAAAAAAATGAGTCGACTTGGTTAACctgtcaacaatcacccatatggAGTTGTAACCCTTTGGTGTTCATGGAAGTCCCGTTACGAATTCCATGGTGATGTGTTCCCACTTCCAT
This sequence is a window from Primulina tabacum isolate GXHZ01 chromosome 17, ASM2559414v2, whole genome shotgun sequence. Protein-coding genes within it:
- the LOC142530472 gene encoding uncharacterized protein LOC142530472, with product MRTAQSRQKNYADVRRRPLAFEVGDHVFIKIAPLKGVMRFGKKGILSPRYIGPFEIFDKIGDRAYRLALPPDMDRVHNVFHVPMLRKYLPNPSHVLRHKSLDLLPNLSYEEMPIQILDRKVKMLRNKEIGLVKVLCKNHMIEEATWEPEDEMKHRSPILFNRLESDGFRCVGDAHVVQEQRRSAR